The sequence GGAAACCATTGCAGAAGCAGTAagtaagagctgtataaaaaccACACTTGCAGAGTCCTATCATTgccttcagggtggctgctgtggttcacttccaGATGCAGCATCACTAGGCTAttgttgaggagagacaggaacatgTTTGGAGGAGAAtggcaagatggagaagacccgGCATattcactttgtttgggatggattgtcctgTCCTCTTGCCTCTCCAGtggtgtcagctgtgatgtggatggcgaTCCTCCTGCTGTTCCTGCATGCCTGTGCTTTGTTGCAAGTTTCACTTGTGTTTGCCGCTGCTGGTCCTGCCACTGTTTCATCACCATGCTgactcctggtaacaccgacagcattgacttttcCACTATAGaagaccatatggcctctttggtttgattttcgtacTGTCGGcactcattgcgaccctcattaaTTAGCAAGATATATATGGgagttgagtaatttgcattgctcttaagcttgcaaaggccgcagtgcaaaataattgcctggccgcaaggcagtttggattttgcagccgcactTGTTTGCACTGCGCCTGTCCTTACATCAGCCACTAAAAGCCTTTTCCATTTGGCTGGTGGTCTCTCAATTCCACAGGAGAGGAATGGGAGGAAATTATGCCAGTAgtgattcatttacattttttaaacaaaccctgATTGTAGAATGCACATTTGTAAAATAGCAGTTTAGTAATGTAACAGCTAGACTGCACTGCACCAATGCATTCTGTCGCTTGTCTGTTTCAGAGGCTATGATATCTGAGATCCACAAACAGATCACAGATGCTTTTGATGTGTTTGATCATGAGTTCAACAAGACCGTAGATGTGAGGTTTGTACCATCTTTTAAAAGATTGATTTTGATTACAGCACTTTATGTAATCACTTTACGAGGGCTTCAAAGCTGAATACCTGGATTCACAGGAGATTataagtattatattatattaataagtaGATTATTAAAAGTACAACCTATATACTTACcagattttgttttccttttgcatccgtgtgttttaatattttctttcagtTCCTTGAGTGAAGAGATCAAAGTTGTCTCCCTGTGGAATGACCCATATGGTACTGTAATGGATATTCCTAAAAAGGAAATGGCATGTTTGCCTAAGGTTGTGAGCataattatatgtttttaatgttggTTTTACATCTCGTTAGGATCAAATAAGCCCTGCAATGTGAGATTTTGGGTGAAAAAATAAGGGTAACAATCAACACTctagataaggttttgggtctgggagtaacttaccctctaattttaacactgcgagagtgaaatgtattttcagggggtaaaatgcaacattaccttgaagtcatgagtaatcctGAGAAGTACTTAAAATATGGAAATACATTCATATgttataaaactgtttgtttaatattatagacaTCTTTTGATTGCATTTGACAATGGTTCTGGTTGGATTTCTAGCAGGGTGTTTACATTTCAACCTGTGTAGttttgaatttttcttattcttactgtgattggctgcaatgacaacagggctagccagagattggatattgtttgtttgggttggtttttcttgtgaacagtttcctagtaactgaagacattgtattctggaaGATGTAGGcctagttgttagtggaagttttaggagaggcagacaagctgtgcagcaaaattgctatctGTATTTTTACgtattaaatttaaattgagtgtgtattttgtttttttagtgcgTAAAAACGGCAGGTATGTAGCTTAGCTGGACCGCTGGTAACAACAGTTAATTACACACCTGGTACTAAAATGGCTACATCCATTGCTGACCCTTTCTGAATATCTTCATTGGTACTGTATGGTACCAGTAAGAAATAAAGGAATGGTTCACAGATGGTGCATGACAGTCTTGCCATCTCATAGTGTACACATCATTGACACTCATCATGCCCTTTTAAAGTGTAAGCACCCTGCAAATCTGAAAGACCAACCACTCTCACACAATCAGTACAAGCCACTGTGACTCGGGGTCTTTACTGTTTACGCCATGCATGATATTGTGTAACGgagatctgttttaaaatggtacCTACTGTGGTACAAATCCATTGCCTCAGCCTATGAATACTTGTATTTTTAGAGCTGTTAGTGGTAGTCATactaacaatgttaaaatataactttATGTGAGTTTATTAAATTCATTGAAATTGATTAGATGTTTTAGAGACTGCGTGTAGGCATTCTTTCAGTTTTAATCAGCAGGCAAATATTCTACCAGATTTCCAGattcaaaaggaaaaaataacCAATTAGATGGAGGAATTAgtcaattatttaattacatttcttgcCAATACTTTAGtttataatgatttttaaaaagtcacatttcaaggttactactgtacatatttagtggaattttttagtgttttaaaaacagaaaaatttcCATTTCATAAAATCTAGGCAGTTAATGGactcataaatatatatatacattatatattatcatatatatgtatataatatatatatatatatatatatatatatatatatatatatactatgaagGCTTGTGCAGAAGATGATCAGCTATTATATTGCAAAATTGATTTCTAACATTTAGCAGATGAAtgatattacatattttattcaaaaaatcTAGGGAGGTTGGTACCATTATACGCTCACTAGGTTGCTGCCCCAGTGAAGGAGAACTTCATGATCTTCTGGCAGAGGTAAACCTTCCAATTATTAATCACTATAGTATTAGTTTTTAGCATAATATaagtatttatattatatatatatatatatcatatatactatatagtatatatgatgtttaaaaaatttctctattatatatatatataatataaatacatttaatttaaattatttcctATTTAATACTAGTGTCCtgtttagatagatagatggcTAGATAgatgatgttttgttttaagtgattTAATACTATTTTTATACTATTGTGCTGTTTATACAGATTGAAGAAGAAGAACCCACAGGGTACATTCGGTTTGAGAAGTTTCTTCCAACCATGACCAAAGTGTTGATGGAACGAAGGTGAGCTGATGGATTCTTTCTTCTTTCACACCTTCAACAATTAAGATAGAGTAGTAGAAATATACCAGAAACAGATTCTTCGGTCAGTGCCTTCATCAGCTTTTGATAATAACACAGATTGTGGCATTGGCAAAGTCAGATCAGAAGCAAATCCAGTAGCACTATTATAGTATGTTAtgctgccaaaataaaaaaataataataatggcatttGTCCGGATAGATGGAGCTGCACATCTTGCCGATAACGTTTTATCAGAATCTTCATTACTTTCGTTAAGACAACTTCTTAGTAACAAACATTCCCAAACTTGTAGCCTAGGATTGTTTAAATGGTAAATACaacccttatggaacaaacatatttttaatatattgtagaaaagtatgatccttatatttttcatatactgtatagaaattggcccatttttatatatttaaaatattttagtctgtaatccgtgtatattttatatgcactatatattttcaacatataaaatacatgtatcgattacagactaaaacatatttaaaatatatcccatatattttaaatatatataaaaggggcCACTTtcaatatatgaaaaatataaggatcatacttttctactatatataaaaaaaagtatatgttttttccataagagaagtgtggcaatgtgccccccccccccccgtttgtgttatatgttgcatgttgtgtgttttaatgcGGGTGTAATCTGCACgagtaatgtaaaatgtacatttgtatttaggcatgaggattgcacagcacttcatgtgcaggtaaaatgtgtataatgtgtgtcaCTGGAATgccagccttttattttctgtgtgtaaaCTGTGCAGCTGCACCATTTCAAAaacctggttcctgtttctggtctgatgtcacccactacagccgtctttgtgacagaagTCATTTATAGAAGAAAAGACGTGTAAAGTGTTGTGCCAGGAAGTAGCAGGGAATTGGTGCTGTGACATTGATTTAATATAACTGATTTAGTGGGACAGTTGTGTTCGGTTCGGTAAGGATTTCAGTGCCAGTATGCAGTATGCTGCcgacaaaacattgtgtttttaaggtTAAGGATGTAATATATTGATGCATATGTAAATGgatttaataatagtaataacaacaaGTAGTAATTATATCTTgaaaaaatcaaaatgttttaatttactgtacattaaaacatcaaaatcaAATCGCGCTGCTTCAGACTCCACTCCCAGTCATGTGGAACAAGTTCATGTCATTTAGAATGTTGCCACGGCAAACACCTTTGTTTCTTGTCAAGTTATTCAGTTTGCGCACAATTTACAGCAAAGAGCAATAGTTTGTTaaaaaatttgaacaaaaaatgCTGCCAAAGAAAGTTGAAGTTCAAAAGACCTTAACtggcctttttaaatgtaaaagtgaGGATGTAGGGGAATGCCAATcaaaaaaactaacaagaacTGAAGACACAGAAAATCGTCAGAACAAAAACCCTGCTACTGTTTTACCTTCGTCAACGTCAAGTGAGCCAAAGCCCAGAGAGGAGACGAAGGAGACTGCTGAATTGGTGGGCAAGCCTTCTATTGAGACTGTAACTCAACAATATC is a genomic window of Polyodon spathula isolate WHYD16114869_AA chromosome 6, ASM1765450v1, whole genome shotgun sequence containing:
- the efcab2 gene encoding dynein regulatory complex protein 8 isoform X1, producing MFGGEWQDGEDPAYSLCLGWIVLSSCLSSGVSCDVDGDPPAVPACLCFVASFTCVCRCWSCHCFITMLTPEAMISEIHKQITDAFDVFDHEFNKTVDVREVGTIIRSLGCCPSEGELHDLLAEIEEEEPTGYIRFEKFLPTMTKVLMERRYRPIPEDVLLRAFEVLDQEKKGHLEPEELTKYMSEEGEPFTQEEMEEMLSAAVDPDKNVILYKDYVAMMTVEDN